Within the Medicago truncatula cultivar Jemalong A17 chromosome 4, MtrunA17r5.0-ANR, whole genome shotgun sequence genome, the region tgtttactaATCTGAACATGATGTTGATCATTTTACAGGATCTGAGCAGCTTGAACCCGAGAAAACTAGTGATTCTgctgaaattgaaaataaggAATGCTTTGTAGCTGAGCAAGACCAAGCTATGGAGCTAGCTGCATCTGAAGAGGTTTCTGTGGAGATTGCTGCATCTGAAGAGGTTTCTGTGGAGATTGCTGACCAAACTATTGCTTCTTTGACTGTTGCTGAACCTGAAGATGCTTTTGTGGATGTTCCTAACCAAGATGTTGCTGGCTTGTCTCTTGAGGCATCTGAAGAAGCTTATAAGGAGATTGCTGACCTAGTTATTGCCCCTTTGAATGTTGTGGTACCTGATGATGCTTGTGGGGATGATCTTGACCAAGATGTTGCTGATATGTCTGTTGTGTTACCTGAAGAGTCTTCTGAAGAGATTACTCACCATGCTATTGCTCCCGAGACTGCTGTGGTGCCTAATGGAACTATAGAGACTTCTTCAGAGGAGCATCAAGTAGAAGAAGTATTTGAACCTGAACCAAAGAAGGTAGAGTGTGTATCTTCGGCTATTCTAGTTGAAAAGGATGGAACTTCTGGTGACTCTGGAGCTGAAAATGAGGTCTGCATCCAATCCTTTGAAAACGAAAAAGAAAGCAACGGAGTTGAAGATGTCATTCTACAACTCTCAATGTTGGATGTAGCTGCAAAGAAAGTAGAAGATCAGAAGGATACTTCTGAGAAACAGGAAGCTGAAGCACAAACCGAGGAACATGCAGCAGAGGACTACACTGAGTTTGTGGTTTCTGAGAAGATAAAGGGGGAACCCGTTTGCTCAGCTCATTCAGAAATCAAGGAGATTGAGTGTGGTACTGGCAATCCTACTGTGATGAAAGAAAACTCGAAAACCATCAATGTTAAGACTGCTAGTTTGCGGGTTCTCAAGAAGTTGGTGAGGAAGAAgttagaagaaaaaacaaacatggTTAATAATGATGATGTCCAAATGCAGGGAGTGGAGCAGAAAAGAACTGCACTGCAAGCACTGCCACAGAATCAGCTGGCTGAGTAatagaaaatttattattaagtgaatttCTGTAATGTTGGATGAAACCACTTGAAATGTGGAACTCTCTTTGGTTCTTAGATGTTGAGGTCAAAATCCAAACCTTTGGTTTGGTTGTgcttttttcattttactttgCAAATTTTGATAGTGTATTGCATCATTACAATAAACTTTTGCGGCACACTTTTATGCTGGCAAGTTTTACGATGCTTATTATTAAATGAAGATTACTCATAAtgaaattatttgaatttttataagtTGTCAAAGTTCTTAATTTATGTAAACTGCTCTGTTTGATATAATGAACCAATGTTGGTGGTGGCTAATGGTTATACAAATTACATATCCTCGAGAAGGTAGTATTTGTGTAAAGCTACGAAGCCCATATATATGGTTGCTGTTAGGAAACAATGTTGAAAATGATACTAACAAGTAGGAGTAGTAATTCTTATTGATgagataaagaaataattaaacaGTAAAGTGAAGACACATTTTATTTATACTGTACGCTGTTTTTAATTGGATGAAGCATAAATGTTTTGTGCACTATAGCATCTCTTCCTTTGTGTTTTAACAGGCTTCTGGGAAAGTTTCTAAAGAGTATTTTGACTATGCTTTTGAGTAAGATCTGAACTGATGTATGAGCAATAAGCAAAGCTTTTGAGAAGGATTTcaattaagattttaaaagagaTTTATAATAGTTTTTCAGTCATATTTATGAACTTCTCTAAATGTGTTCTGAACTTGAAGAAACTTCAAGGATGCATCATTGGATTGTATGATTTGAACATTATCTCACATTGAATCTTTTGAAGTCTATCAAGCTTGCCTTCAATGGTTGATGACTTATTAATTCCTTTGTCGGAATTTACTTCATGATATCCactaactatattttttttttgatgaatgttATTATGATAATTCTCCTGTGTCATTCTTTCCACTAACTATATTGTCATACTGGAgatatttttgacatttttttggttgttcaTATGTGTTGGACAATATTGTAATGTTAAACTAGTTataaacccgtgcttcgcacggatTGAATAacgtatcttgtaaaaaaaattgttctaaaagaaaaatgagcaaattaaaaatatttatcaaagcCTTACGAAGTCTTGATTCATGAAATAGTTAAAAACCCGTGTTTCGCAAGGGTTTAATATCGCGTTTTTGAAATCTTTTGTTGTACACGATAAATTAGCAAATTAAGGGAAATGGCTgcatttttcaaagaaatggCTGCCTTTTTAACATTTTAGCAAATTAAAGGAAAGAAGAGAACATAAGTATTGCACATGGATGATCAAGTTTAAGGAAAATGCAAACTTCATAAATGTGAAAAGCAAGCAAGCATACTGCACAATTCCTAGCTATATATTATAAACATCTCGCACAAACTTAATTTGCACGCTAATTAATAGATAAGCTATCATGTCTTGTTCAATTTTGAAGGCAGACATTCTTGAGCCCATGGAATGAACGAATGCAGGAAGCATGAAGCATTGTAAGCgtgtaaatgaaaaaattggaaatattAGTACACTTTTGATTATAAGGGATATATTTGATGATATCACAAAGCAAATGAACTTTTTATCAATCCAAGTAATACATGAATTTGATATCACTAAAAACACTGCTAACTGTGTGTGGAAACCAATCTTTCTATAAATTCACAAATATATTATTAGTCCTTTTTTCTTATACGTTAACAAAGTAATACAATAAAGCATAGTCATAAGAAAGTATAATGTATTTAAGTCTATTTCACTGTGTCTAATTGAATCTTCACAACAGATGTTGCAGTGGAAAAACTATATAGCTGATAGTataaatatgtttaattttttctacCTAAATTAGATGTAACAACTGCAGTGAAtgtttttcatcatcttcttaatTGTAACAGATGCAAGAACTGAAAATTGATAGCTTAAGAAGTACATAATTGAGGCGCTAAGTTTCTTGTATGCAAAGAATTTAAAAAGTTCATAAGGGAAGAATGATATTTCAAATCTCATAATTATGAGAATTGAATTCAGATGCAGGAACTCAAAATTGATAGCATATGAAGTAACAAATAGATAACATATCGAAGACTATACTTATACCAAAGATAATGATAATTTTTCCTTAATACCCAACTTGGTAGCAGAAAGTACATAAGGCAACTAATAAGAGTACATCTCACAATTTGTTGATTACTTAATCATCAAATCACTAAAGTGCTAAAAAGTACACACAACCAATAGAGTACATTTCTCAACTCAGAATAGAACCACTCTAATgctttgaaaacaaaaatataaagcgACATGATTAATATTACTAATTCTTCAAGAAATACTACTTAAATTGATAAGATGGACCATTTCCTCCAGTGCTTGCAGATGGAGGCATTTTTGTTCTCAGCACCAACATTGGAGGCgcacaatgataataatattgAAATGCAGGTTGAGATTGAGAGTAGCAAAAAGCCAGTTCCATATTATGATAGCATAAGTGCAGTCAAAGAACAATGAAAGGTTGTTTCAATATGCTTCAAACAAAGATTACAGTATGTTTCAGTATGCTTCACTTGATTTGCTTAGAATCAAGTATAACAATGATGTTCAAATTAGAATCTAGAGCAGAAAGTGAGAAAAGAGTAAACAATACAATACTATAAAATATCCGACTTGTCTACTATGTACAGGTCGCTCTCCCATTTCAGAACAAATAGCTATAAGTTTGCCTCGGAATCAGCAATTTGTTGCCTAAGTTGAGCTCTAGAGCAATTTGCTTTATCTACCTTTCTTCTGTATACTTCTAGACATTCTTGTTCAAGCTCATACACCATCCTATCTTCTTCAGACTCAGACTCACCAACTTCATGCCATATTATCTAGTTCGAAAAATAAACGAAGACAAACAATAAGAATTTCTCCAAAGTATAAGTCTTGTTTTCCTCGATCAAAGTCTTCCAATGAAGATCATGAAAGCTTGTGCattattaatttcatattcaaaacctaaaaaaaacatattaagaaAAGTAATTTGAGGTGTATGATTAAAAGTTGTGTTATCGAAGCATTGGTATAGACCTGCCGTTTCCTATCATCCAGCTTCACCGAACCGTCAATCCTGGAAACCTTGAAACCCTTTTCACTAAAATAATAATCCATTATATCTGGCACTTTGGTCCACTGACTGAAGATCAGAACCTGATAGCAATTAGCAAAGGCAGGTGCAGATGAGTAGCAGCTTGGCCACAAAAAGGAAGCAGAAAGGCACAAGCACAGAACTCTAAAGCATACCTTGTGATTCCGTGCAAATAGCCGCTCCAGCAATCGGTCGACCAATTGAAATTTACCACATTTTCCAATTATCTCATTCACAGGAGGATAAAAATCTATACAAAAGCAAAATATAGCTCAATTTAAGTATAACTGATAATGAAATTAGCTAAATCATCCAATCCGACATTACTTACATGAACCATCAAAGACTGATTCTAAGAGGTCAGGATGGTTACAGACTTTCCTAAGCTGAATTACCAAATTATTAAGACTCGTTGGAGAACGTCCTGCATCAAATTGGCACACAGAAGGTGCATTTTGTACGCTCTTTCTGATTTCCGATGAGGAGTGGCCTGCTGTTGTAAAAAGCCAACATAGTTTTGTGCCTTCAAATTTTATGTCATCAAGCAAACTCAATATTACATgtacataatcaattttatgacCCAATTTGGTATAGAAACTACATAAATGGTGCACCAAATCTCTATAAAAGTTGGTTCAAGACAATTGAATAAGGGTTCAGTTCAATTTTTCTAAACTGTGGTAATTGTGgcacaaataaaaacaaaacaccaggccaaaacaaaaaacatgcaacaacaaataaaaaccTCAGAATCAAAACCAACACAACACACATCCATGTACTTGTTCAACTCAAGGAAAAGGATAAACATGGACTCCCActtaaaaaattcagatttaagTGCATCAGCCatcaatcaaattaaatatCTTATACATATCAATAAGTTACTATTTTATATGTTATCATATTATTATCCATACAATCATAGAAAACTGCGGCACTGCCTGTGAATGTCAAGAAAATAAGGCCActgaaaacaaaatttcaacatATTCAACTATTATGTTTGTGTTCAAAGCATTGCCTATATATAAGGGAAGATAAGCACAAGACAGCTTCCATTGACCTTAGCACAAGTTTTTAGCAACTCTATAACTCTTCAGCATGGCCACAAccttaattaacaaaaaaaagtcattccAATAAATCTGGATGTTTTAATCTTCTGAAAACATttcacaaataacaaataaagcAAGTTTCGATTAAGCCGCATCCAATATGTCATGAGCCCAATTTTTACAACTGTGGCTGTCACCATAATTCCTAGCACTCAAGGACCATGACAAAATTGCAATAGTGAAATATTATACCAAGAATCAGGTTGAGTTAAAAATGttgatttcctccattaaaatggaaaaaactCCTCAAATCAAAGGACCGATACACCCTCATGGGAGCTTTAACCGATATGAAGATTTTCAATCCCACAGATACTCACACCATCCAGGTGTCCTATTTTAAATGAGTTGTCCTAAAATTAACTGACCCTGTGTAAAACCGATACTGCTTCAAATTTTCTCAGGTTGAACAACAGACCCTAACAGAGCAAATTAACAATAGAAATTAAGAGTTACTAcagttgaatttaattattacTGAAATCACCAAGCACCACAAAATCACCAAGCACCACAATCAATCATGCTTCTTACTACCTCGCACAATCAGAAAAGGTAATTGCATAGTCACAGCAAGTGATTCAATCTGACAGACATGTTAAACATAGAACAGAATCGATGACACtgaaattaatacaaaaaaagGTTTCTTGAGCTTTTACTGCCTCACAAAGAACTGAACTAATGATACTATGAAATGAATACACAAAAGGTTTCTTAAGCATCAAcactttaatttcttcaaaatctaTTCAAAACATTCCAATGCAGAAACCAAGGAAATACGAAAAGTTCTTATAAAAACTAAACTTTTGGAATAGTAGCTTCTTGTATAAGTTGACATTAGTTTCTGATCGCAATTTTCTCATTTAACTCCTTTGTGAACAGCGTAAAATAAGCTAATAAAACTTTTCCACAAGTGATGTATTGTATACCCATTTCAATCGAAAAGATTCATAAGATAGACTGGCAATgttcaaaaaagtaaaaaaccgCTACGCAACATTGAAGAATATCTAGAACCACATAAACCATAACAAAAATTAGAaaggcaaaaaagaaaaaggagacaTAAACCAAGCAGACAAGAAAAAGAATCTTCACCTGTGAAAAACTTGAAAGCAGCTGGTCTACTTCTCCTGTGTAATCCAAAACACATCTTGCTTCTTATTCATGTCCAACCCCGGATCAGCAATTATAGGCCTTCCACGTTGATGACTAATAAACAACACAAGCACATCAAATAATCAATCTCCATccctaaaataaaacaaagcaaCAATGATggataaatgaaaagaaaactcACTCTTTCCATCCAATGTCACTGGTATGATCGATGAAATTAAGATCCCGCGGCAAATAGCTAAATGTGTGAAGTAGATCTACTCATCCAaaaccaacaaaacaaaaacaacagtCAATTCTCAAAGCCaaacatcataaaaaacatacaaaatctTAAATTTCAATGCTCAAAATAGATGAAAATGCAGAGAAATTTCATGGCACAGAAGGCAAAATCCAAAGTATATTCAGAAATGCACATGTAGCAAACAAAATCTGATTGAAGCGTTGGTTCATGACACAAAACACAATCACAAAATTCACAATCACTTACTTGAAAGACCAAAATCGAACCGTCACAGTtacattttatttagttttatgaGAATCCAATGGTACAACCTCTAGATATAACTGTTACGGCTTCCTACGCATTGACGAAGACGCAGGTGAACTTGGAGCGTGATTGGAGGCTCCATAAAACCATTTAGATGACGAAGTTGTTAAAGATGACAGCGAATTCGCACCTTTCATAGCTTCAATCCTTTCATTGCTTCAATCGATCTGAATCATTTTGATCACACCGAGCCTACAACAATcaacaaatttcaacaaaaaattaaataaaatgaataataatccaaacaatTCAAATAAGTAAACTATCAAATCAGCCACACATAGcttaaaatttcttcaactcataaaaaccgatccaaattgTAATTAAAGATGAGTAAATTGCTTCTTTTTTATTCTAAGAACAACAACACAAATTTCTCTCTCACAACAAACCAAGTATTTCTTTtcactcaaatttttaaaacCCTTTTCtgaataacatatattttgtaaaaaaattctgaaaacataattttctggaaatttctctcaaattttttacaaaacagaATCAATAAACAACAACACAAAACCAAGGAATCAAAAcctcaattaaaatcaaaaaaacCCTTTTCTGAAAACATGCAAGCAAATTTCAAACCAAAACCCACAAAATTTctggaaaattaaaatattcgaCATGCAAAACACTGATTGAacaaataacacaaaaataatccAATCATGATTTTCAATTGATCAAAGGAAGAGGAAGTTACCTACAATgaagaccaaaaccaaaatttgtGGAAGAAGGAAGAAAGATAGCAGCAGAGGAaggactgttttttttttcttttttgagagaTGGAAGgaaagattttttgttttgaagatgaaatgaaatggGTTTTGTACCACTCCATATATATAGGGGGAAAGGcagaaattactaatttacgAAAATGCCCTTTCATAAGGGCAAAATGGTCAAAAAAAAAGGGACAAAGATTGTCC harbors:
- the LOC11445468 gene encoding uncharacterized protein isoform X2, whose amino-acid sequence is MDFHTLSRKELQALSKMNKIPANITNVAMADALSALPHVEGLDEILNQREGGDIGTPAVQPRTARRTTTQRKPVKEAESTKVSTRVNRGGRGGVAEGEVEQENLDANVDAGTPAVVPTSRRRVPAVSTRRKKEVIVIEDEDDVVSEVQGKATDVAKTPAAAPSSRTRAGRSVRNKTEISDGTSVQKAYSTRRSVRLVGKSLSKMSLADTEDMESTKNDDVSEEMSVSQNEGGSIETENGASSQTESNVVSQNTDEVEVSSLNKADCESQSHDSGSEVKSTDAEDVLQADPKEEGSENVNHVEVSREDSSLNLQDSFETCADSNEAGSEQLEPEKTSDSAEIENKECFVAEQDQAMELAASEEVSVEIAASEEVSVEIADQTIASLTVAEPEDAFVDVPNQDVAGLSLEASEEAYKEIADLVIAPLNVVVPDDACGDDLDQDVADMSVVLPEESSEEITHHAIAPETAVVPNGTIETSSEEHQVEEVFEPEPKKVECVSSAILVEKDGTSGDSGAENEVCIQSFENEKESNGVEDVILQLSMLDVAAKKVEDQKDTSEKQEAEAQTEEHAAEDYTEFVVSEKIKGEPVCSAHSEIKEIECGTGNPTVMKENSKTINVKTASLRVLKKLVRKKLEEKTNMVNNDDVQMQGVEQKRTALQALPQNQLAE
- the LOC11445468 gene encoding uncharacterized protein isoform X3, which produces MDFHTLSRKELQALSKMNKIPANITNVAMADALSALPHVEGLDEILNQREGGDIGTPAVQPRTARRTTTQRKPVKEAESTKVSTRVNRGGRGGVAEGEVEQENLDANVDAGTPAVVPTSRRRVPAVSTRRKKEVIVIEDEDDVVSEVQGKATDVAKTPAAAPSSRTRAGRSVRNKTEISDGTSVQKAYSTRRSVRLVGKSLSKMSLADTEDMESTKNDDVSEEMSVSQNEGGSIETENAGASSQTESNVVSQNTDEVEVSSLNKADCESQSHDSGSEVKSTDAEDVLQADPKEEGSENVNHVEVSREDSSLNLQDSFETCADSNEAGSEQLEPEKTSDSAEIENKECFVAEQDQAMELAASEEVSVEIADQTIASLTVAEPEDAFVDVPNQDVAGLSLEASEEAYKEIADLVIAPLNVVVPDDACGDDLDQDVADMSVVLPEESSEEITHHAIAPETAVVPNGTIETSSEEHQVEEVFEPEPKKVECVSSAILVEKDGTSGDSGAENEVCIQSFENEKESNGVEDVILQLSMLDVAAKKVEDQKDTSEKQEAEAQTEEHAAEDYTEFVVSEKIKGEPVCSAHSEIKEIECGTGNPTVMKENSKTINVKTASLRVLKKLVRKKLEEKTNMVNNDDVQMQGVEQKRTALQALPQNQLAE
- the LOC11445468 gene encoding uncharacterized protein isoform X1, producing MDFHTLSRKELQALSKMNKIPANITNVAMADALSALPHVEGLDEILNQREGGDIGTPAVQPRTARRTTTQRKPVKEAESTKVSTRVNRGGRGGVAEGEVEQENLDANVDAGTPAVVPTSRRRVPAVSTRRKKEVIVIEDEDDVVSEVQGKATDVAKTPAAAPSSRTRAGRSVRNKTEISDGTSVQKAYSTRRSVRLVGKSLSKMSLADTEDMESTKNDDVSEEMSVSQNEGGSIETENAGASSQTESNVVSQNTDEVEVSSLNKADCESQSHDSGSEVKSTDAEDVLQADPKEEGSENVNHVEVSREDSSLNLQDSFETCADSNEAGSEQLEPEKTSDSAEIENKECFVAEQDQAMELAASEEVSVEIAASEEVSVEIADQTIASLTVAEPEDAFVDVPNQDVAGLSLEASEEAYKEIADLVIAPLNVVVPDDACGDDLDQDVADMSVVLPEESSEEITHHAIAPETAVVPNGTIETSSEEHQVEEVFEPEPKKVECVSSAILVEKDGTSGDSGAENEVCIQSFENEKESNGVEDVILQLSMLDVAAKKVEDQKDTSEKQEAEAQTEEHAAEDYTEFVVSEKIKGEPVCSAHSEIKEIECGTGNPTVMKENSKTINVKTASLRVLKKLVRKKLEEKTNMVNNDDVQMQGVEQKRTALQALPQNQLAE
- the LOC11444441 gene encoding probable ATP-dependent DNA helicase CHR12 isoform X2, whose translation is MCFGLHRRSRPAAFKFFTAGHSSSEIRKSVQNAPSVCQFDAGRSPTSLNNLVIQLRKVCNHPDLLESVFDGSYFYPPVNEIIGKCGKFQLVDRLLERLFARNHKVLIFSQWTKVPDIMDYYFSEKGFKVSRIDGSVKLDDRKRQIIWHEVGESESEEDRMVYELEQECLEVYRRKVDKANCSRAQLRQQIADSEANL
- the LOC11444441 gene encoding ATP-dependent DNA helicase DDM1 isoform X3 — encoded protein: MCFGLHRRSRPAAFKFFTGHSSSEIRKSVQNAPSVCQFDAGRSPTSLNNLVIQLRKVCNHPDLLESVFDGSYFYPPVNEIIGKCGKFQLVDRLLERLFARNHKVLIFSQWTKVPDIMDYYFSEKGFKVSRIDGSVKLDDRKRQIIWHEVGESESEEDRMVYELEQECLEVYRRKVDKANCSRAQLRQQIADSEANL
- the LOC11444441 gene encoding probable ATP-dependent DNA helicase CHR23 isoform X1 — encoded protein: MCFGLHRRSRPAAFKFFTGTKLCWLFTTAGHSSSEIRKSVQNAPSVCQFDAGRSPTSLNNLVIQLRKVCNHPDLLESVFDGSYFYPPVNEIIGKCGKFQLVDRLLERLFARNHKVLIFSQWTKVPDIMDYYFSEKGFKVSRIDGSVKLDDRKRQIIWHEVGESESEEDRMVYELEQECLEVYRRKVDKANCSRAQLRQQIADSEANL